One part of the Malus sylvestris chromosome 2, drMalSylv7.2, whole genome shotgun sequence genome encodes these proteins:
- the LOC126585390 gene encoding uncharacterized protein LOC126585390 isoform X1, which translates to MAISEISFTLFLVISLLSSETCNAKDRHNVHNTSALGVYSVNPLREDNYKCAPSSCGNIHNISYPFRLNSSPKRCAQSSFTLFCENNVTVLHISSGKYLVQSINYRNKTIRVVDPGFHKNNCSSIPRYPLSESNFRYSDSPYFSSSTMVMFFKCTNPVNSSVYVPTAPCINTSGGYARVGNTTAADLEDGCETNGVPLVLSNVIRTASLVFFDFYWS; encoded by the exons ATGGCAATTAGCGAAATCTCTTTTACCTTGTTTCTTGTTATTAGCTTATTATCTTCTGAAACTTGTAACGCCAAGGATCGCCACAATGTGCATAACACAAGTGCTCTCGGCGTGTACTCTGTAAATCCTCTACGTGAAGATAACTACAAGTGTGCTCCTTCTTCCTGCGGCAACATCCACAACATAAGCTACCCTTTCCGACTAAACAGCAGTCCAAAGCGTTGCGCCCAATCTAGTTTTACTTTGTTCTGTGAAAATAACGTTACGGTACTGCACATATCTTCTGGAAAATACTTGGTGCAGTCCATCAACTACCGTAACAAAACAATCCGAGTTGTCGATCCTGGCTTTCACAAGAACAATTGCTCCTCCATTCCGAGATATCCTTTATCTGAATCTAACTTCAGATATTCGGATAGTCCGTATTTTTCATCAAGTACAATGGTAATGTTTTTCAAGTGTACAAATCCAGTAAATTCAAGTGTTTATGTTCCCACTGCTCCATGCATTAATACAAGTGGTGGTTATGCCAGGGTCGGAAATACAACGGCAGCGGATTTGGAGGATGGATGCG AGACCAATGGAGTGCCGTTGGTGTTATCAAATGTTATCCGCACAGCATCCCTG GTTTTTTTCGACTTCTATTGGAGCTGA
- the LOC126585390 gene encoding uncharacterized protein LOC126585390 isoform X2, whose amino-acid sequence MAISEISFTLFLVISLLSSETCNAKDRHNVHNTSALGVYSVNPLREDNYKCAPSSCGNIHNISYPFRLNSSPKRCAQSSFTLFCENNVTVLHISSGKYLVQSINYRNKTIRVVDPGFHKNNCSSIPRYPLSESNFRYSDSPYFSSSTMRPMECRWCYQMLSAQHPWFFSTSIGADSRYSHAFLQSLWEKF is encoded by the exons ATGGCAATTAGCGAAATCTCTTTTACCTTGTTTCTTGTTATTAGCTTATTATCTTCTGAAACTTGTAACGCCAAGGATCGCCACAATGTGCATAACACAAGTGCTCTCGGCGTGTACTCTGTAAATCCTCTACGTGAAGATAACTACAAGTGTGCTCCTTCTTCCTGCGGCAACATCCACAACATAAGCTACCCTTTCCGACTAAACAGCAGTCCAAAGCGTTGCGCCCAATCTAGTTTTACTTTGTTCTGTGAAAATAACGTTACGGTACTGCACATATCTTCTGGAAAATACTTGGTGCAGTCCATCAACTACCGTAACAAAACAATCCGAGTTGTCGATCCTGGCTTTCACAAGAACAATTGCTCCTCCATTCCGAGATATCCTTTATCTGAATCTAACTTCAGATATTCGGATAGTCCGTATTTTTCATCAAGTACAATG AGACCAATGGAGTGCCGTTGGTGTTATCAAATGTTATCCGCACAGCATCCCTG GTTTTTTTCGACTTCTATTGGAGCTGATTCAAG ATATTCCCATGCTTTCCTGCAGTCTTTGTGGGAAAAATTCTGA